Genomic DNA from Brassica rapa cultivar Chiifu-401-42 chromosome A04, CAAS_Brap_v3.01, whole genome shotgun sequence:
TTACTTCGCAGAACAAGCACCCGAaacatcaaaaacaagaaaagaccGATCACTGGCCAAGTGTCCGGACAAAGAGAGATTATGAGCTTCTTCTTCGATTAGCTAAGGCAGGGAGCTCCAACTAAGAATACCGATTCAGACATAAACCAGGCAGATAAAAATTCAACGAAGGAGATATTTGTGAATCACAAGGACAATCAATCACAGGCAGAGAAACACTTTAAGTCCTTTAATCAAAACTAGGAATCAAATTCACCATATCCAAAAAGGCCAAAACCCAGGAACAAACAAAACTTATTTTAGAAGATGGATCTAACGACGAAAAGACTGGTCAACAAAATATCCCAAAATATTATGTGGTCTGTTCAAACAATTACCGAGGATCATGAAACAACCCCAAGAACAGCACAAGATTTTTTCTTGGGATATTAATCACGTAACTGTAGAATTAAATGTGAATCATATTGATAGAGAATCGttattcattaaaaagaaaCCTGTTCATTCAAATGATCTCACTAATCGAATACAATCGATTCATCAACAAAAGAACAATTAAACCTAAACATTTAAATCCCTAAGTGCTTGTGAATTTCGTAACCGCCTTGGTCCCCTCAGAGACGGCGTGTTTCGCGAGTTCTCCGGGCAATACAAGCCTAACTGCCGTCTGGATCTCCCGCGACGTAATCGTCGGCTTCTTGTTGTACCTAGCGAGCTTCGATGATTCCTGCGCCAGTTTCTCGAATATGTCGTTGATGAAACTGTTCATGATCCCCATCGCTTTACCCGAGATTCCGATGTCGGGGTGAACCTGCTTCAGGACCTTGAAGATGTATATCTTGTACGTCTCAACGCTCTTCttcgctttcttcttcttcttgtcgcTTCCTCCTTCTTTTGAGATCTTCTTCTCCGCCTTTGGACGCTTCTCGGCCGGGGATTTCTCAGCTGGCTTCTTCTCCGCCGGTTTCTTCTCTGCCGCCTTGGGTGCCATTATCGATCG
This window encodes:
- the LOC103863386 gene encoding histone H2B.8 — its product is MAPKAAEKKPAEKKPAEKSPAEKRPKAEKKISKEGGSDKKKKKAKKSVETYKIYIFKVLKQVHPDIGISGKAMGIMNSFINDIFEKLAQESSKLARYNKKPTITSREIQTAVRLVLPGELAKHAVSEGTKAVTKFTST